A single region of the Solwaraspora sp. WMMD791 genome encodes:
- a CDS encoding bifunctional aldolase/short-chain dehydrogenase, with translation MTDPLVRDLLARSNRLGADPSVTNYAGGNTSAKGAQTDPVTGEPTDLLWVKGSGGDLGTLTEQGLSVLRLDRLRSLMDVYPGVDREDEMVAALTYCLHGPGGAAPSIDTAMHGLVDAAHVDHLHPDAAIAIATAADGPALTETIFGGRVVWVPWRRPGFQLGLDIATVRRTQPQAIGVILGGHGITAWGDTSDECEARSREIISTAARYLARHGRPEPFGALLHPPLPLEQRRTRAAALFPVLRRLASTDRRQVGHYLDDDVVLDFVGRERMPHLAALGTSCPDHFLRTKIRPMVLDLAPTAGLAETTERLAQLHADYRADYQAYYERYAGPDSPAMRGADPAVVLVPGVGMFSFGADKQTARVAGEFYVNAIAVMRGAEAVSTYAPIDEAEKFGIEYWALEEAKLRRRPKPRPLATRVALVTGGGSGIGRAIAHRLAAEGACVAVTDRDAAAAQAVADEIGGGPDVAVAVPLDVTDEAQVDDAVRATVLAFGGIDLVVNNAGLSLSKPLMETTAEDWDVQHDVMAKGSFLVSRETARVLVAQRMGGDIVYIASKNAVFAGPNNIAYGAAKADQAHQVRLLAAELGAHGIRVNGVNPDGVVRGSGIFAGGWGADRAAVYGVPLERLGEFYAQRTLLKREVGPEHVANAVVALTAGDLSHTTGLLVPVDAGVTAAFLR, from the coding sequence ATGACCGATCCCCTGGTGCGGGACCTGCTGGCCCGCAGCAACCGGCTCGGTGCCGACCCGTCCGTCACCAACTACGCCGGCGGCAACACGTCGGCCAAAGGCGCCCAGACCGATCCGGTGACCGGCGAGCCGACCGACCTGCTCTGGGTCAAGGGCTCCGGCGGCGACCTCGGGACCCTCACCGAGCAGGGACTGTCCGTGCTGCGCCTCGACCGGCTGCGGTCCCTGATGGACGTCTACCCGGGAGTCGACCGGGAGGACGAGATGGTCGCCGCGTTGACGTACTGTCTGCACGGGCCGGGCGGCGCGGCGCCGTCGATCGACACCGCGATGCACGGCCTGGTCGACGCGGCTCACGTCGACCACCTGCATCCGGACGCGGCGATCGCGATCGCCACCGCCGCCGACGGACCGGCGCTGACCGAGACGATCTTCGGCGGCCGGGTCGTCTGGGTGCCGTGGCGGCGGCCGGGCTTCCAACTCGGTCTCGACATCGCCACGGTACGGCGGACCCAGCCGCAGGCGATCGGCGTCATCCTCGGTGGACACGGCATCACCGCCTGGGGCGACACCAGCGACGAATGCGAGGCGCGCTCGCGGGAGATCATCTCCACCGCGGCCAGATACCTCGCCCGGCACGGCCGGCCCGAACCGTTCGGTGCCCTGCTCCACCCGCCGCTGCCGCTGGAGCAGCGTCGGACCCGGGCCGCCGCGCTCTTTCCCGTCCTGCGTCGGCTCGCCAGCACCGACCGGCGGCAGGTGGGTCACTACCTCGACGACGACGTGGTGCTGGACTTCGTCGGCCGGGAACGGATGCCGCACCTCGCGGCCCTGGGCACCTCCTGCCCGGACCACTTCCTGCGGACGAAGATCCGGCCGATGGTGCTCGACCTGGCACCGACGGCCGGGCTGGCGGAGACGACGGAGCGTTTGGCGCAGCTGCACGCCGACTACCGGGCGGACTACCAGGCCTACTACGAGCGGTACGCCGGCCCGGACAGCCCCGCGATGCGCGGCGCCGACCCGGCCGTCGTCCTGGTACCGGGCGTGGGCATGTTCAGCTTCGGCGCGGACAAGCAGACCGCCCGCGTCGCCGGCGAGTTCTACGTCAACGCCATCGCCGTGATGCGCGGCGCCGAGGCGGTGTCGACGTACGCGCCGATCGACGAGGCGGAGAAGTTCGGCATCGAGTACTGGGCGCTGGAGGAGGCCAAGCTGCGGCGCAGGCCGAAACCCCGGCCGCTGGCGACCCGGGTCGCGCTGGTCACCGGTGGCGGGTCGGGCATCGGCCGGGCGATCGCCCATCGGCTCGCCGCCGAGGGTGCCTGCGTCGCGGTCACCGACCGCGACGCCGCCGCCGCGCAGGCGGTGGCGGACGAGATCGGCGGCGGCCCGGACGTCGCTGTCGCCGTACCGCTGGACGTCACCGACGAGGCGCAGGTCGACGATGCGGTGCGGGCCACCGTACTGGCCTTCGGCGGCATCGACCTGGTGGTCAACAACGCCGGACTGTCACTGTCGAAGCCGCTGATGGAGACCACCGCCGAGGACTGGGACGTCCAGCACGACGTGATGGCCAAGGGCTCCTTCCTGGTGTCCAGGGAGACCGCCCGGGTGCTCGTCGCCCAGCGGATGGGCGGCGACATCGTCTACATCGCCAGCAAGAACGCGGTCTTCGCCGGCCCGAACAACATCGCCTACGGCGCGGCAAAAGCCGACCAGGCCCATCAGGTCCGGCTGCTCGCGGCGGAACTCGGCGCGCACGGCATCCGGGTCAACGGCGTCAACCCCGACGGCGTCGTGCGCGGTTCCGGGATCTTCGCCGGCGGCTGGGGTGCCGACCGGGCGGCGGTGTACGGCGTACCGCTGGAGCGGCTCGGCGAGTTCTACGCCCAGCGCACCCTGCTCAAACGGGAGGTCGGGCCGGAGCACGTGGCCAACGCCGTCGTCGCGCTCACCGCTGGTGACTTGTCGCACACCACCGGCCTGCTCGTGCCGGTCGACGCCGGCGTCACCGCCGCCTTCCTGCGATG